A window of the Radiobacillus deserti genome harbors these coding sequences:
- a CDS encoding ABC transporter permease, protein MKVNISSNREIVSSKALSPLFIPKKFLIWIGIPLIFVFFLLPIYRLVAISFKSDGAFSLSNYTTILQDPTTWSVIQNTLLVVIGSTAISVILGVSLAWLVAYTDLRAKKLMQIFIILPFVIPSYISTLAWTQFFGASGLFQKMVSFLPFTVPSINLYSLTGIIFVLGLSHYPLVYLMSLSVLRKIPRELEQASRVSGASRWKTFLKVTIPLSLPGIASGGFLAFLANLDNFGIPAFLGIPANISVLSTYIYQQVVGFGPSAFAKAATLSVILGVIALLGTFIQWVLLRKSKRIETTTEDKQPRYILGKKKIWIEALLWCFFLLTGIVPLISMAMTSLLTAYGLDFTLKNISFENYQFVLDTSPKAKEAFFNSLTLASITTAIGIVIGTAFAYYRIRKPNQLNKWTEISIGLPYALPGTVMALSMIFAWMEPIPGWNPGIYGSIMILFIAYITRFLILQVRGSITAVMQVDISMEEAAQVSGSNGWAKWRKILIPLLLPGVLSGAFLVFLTALTELTVSSLLWSSNSETIGVVIFSYEQAGYSTYSTAFSSLIVGLIILGFVVLYGLEAIWNRKVGKAS, encoded by the coding sequence ATGAAAGTAAATATATCCTCGAATAGAGAGATAGTGTCTTCCAAGGCATTATCTCCTCTATTTATACCTAAAAAGTTTTTAATTTGGATTGGAATTCCACTTATTTTTGTCTTTTTTCTATTACCAATCTATCGGTTGGTAGCAATAAGCTTTAAATCCGACGGGGCATTTAGCCTCAGCAATTATACGACGATTTTGCAGGATCCAACGACCTGGTCCGTAATTCAAAACACACTACTCGTTGTTATCGGATCCACTGCAATTTCTGTAATTTTAGGGGTTTCTCTTGCTTGGCTCGTCGCTTATACGGACCTCCGTGCGAAAAAGCTAATGCAAATTTTTATCATTTTACCATTTGTTATCCCATCTTACATATCTACATTGGCCTGGACACAGTTTTTTGGAGCGAGTGGGCTTTTTCAAAAGATGGTTTCATTTCTTCCGTTTACTGTTCCATCGATCAATCTATATAGCTTAACTGGAATTATTTTTGTACTAGGGTTATCCCATTACCCGTTAGTGTATCTCATGTCTCTGAGTGTACTAAGAAAAATCCCACGCGAGCTGGAGCAAGCTTCACGAGTATCTGGTGCTAGCCGCTGGAAGACGTTTCTTAAGGTTACAATTCCTTTGTCCTTACCGGGTATCGCAAGTGGTGGTTTTCTTGCCTTCTTAGCAAACCTTGATAACTTCGGGATTCCAGCATTTCTCGGTATTCCTGCGAACATCAGTGTATTGAGCACATATATTTATCAGCAGGTCGTAGGATTTGGCCCATCTGCTTTTGCGAAGGCCGCTACGCTTTCTGTGATATTAGGAGTCATTGCGCTACTAGGAACCTTTATTCAATGGGTGTTATTACGGAAATCGAAGCGAATCGAAACAACTACTGAAGATAAACAACCACGTTATATCCTAGGAAAGAAAAAAATCTGGATTGAAGCCTTACTATGGTGCTTCTTCCTTTTAACAGGTATTGTTCCGTTGATTTCGATGGCGATGACCTCACTACTAACTGCTTATGGATTAGATTTCACGTTAAAGAATATTAGTTTTGAAAATTATCAATTCGTATTGGATACAAGTCCAAAAGCGAAGGAAGCTTTTTTTAATAGCTTAACGTTAGCTTCCATAACAACCGCGATTGGAATTGTAATTGGGACAGCATTTGCATATTACCGGATTCGGAAACCGAATCAATTGAACAAGTGGACGGAGATTTCAATCGGGCTACCATACGCTCTACCAGGAACCGTTATGGCGCTCTCTATGATTTTCGCTTGGATGGAACCTATCCCGGGTTGGAACCCTGGTATTTATGGGTCGATTATGATTTTATTCATTGCCTATATAACGAGATTTCTAATCTTACAGGTTCGTGGTAGTATCACCGCCGTGATGCAGGTAGACATATCGATGGAAGAAGCCGCACAGGTCAGTGGGTCAAATGGCTGGGCAAAATGGAGGAAGATTCTCATCCCACTTCTATTGCCAGGTGTACTAAGTGGCGCCTTTCTAGTCTTTCTCACTGCCTTAACGGAATTAACCGTTTCCTCTTTACTTTGGTCTAGTAATTCGGAAACGATTGGTGTCGTTATCTTTAGCTATGAACAAGCCGGATATTCCACGTATTCTACGGCCTTTTCCAGCTTAATTGTTGGTTTAATCATCCTTGGATTTGTCGTGTTATATGGACTAGAAGCAATATGGAATCGAAAGGTAGGGAAAGCCTCATGA
- a CDS encoding ABC transporter substrate-binding protein, translated as MSKFKLGVAALLSITLFTGCAAQGETTNSGDVSGDLSFYTSQPDVDAEQLVSAFNEKYPDVNVNIFRSGTEEVISKVMAEQEAGDVQADVLLVADAVTFESLKEQEMLLSYKSEEANEIPEEFVDPDGTYTGTKVMSTALVVNSEKVSEMPTSWKVLSDPSSSGSTIMPSPLYSGAAAYNLGVLTRNDDFGWDFYESLKSNDITVTEGNGAVLKAVAAGEESYGMVVDFIVARAEAEGSPVKLVYPEEGVPVITEPIGIMKNTKNEAAAKAFVDFVLSEEGQKLAAEIGYTPIRKGVEAPEGLKTIEEMDVLNADIKELYQAREDDKAQFSELFGE; from the coding sequence ATGTCTAAATTCAAATTAGGTGTCGCTGCACTATTAAGTATTACATTATTCACAGGATGTGCTGCTCAAGGAGAAACGACAAATTCAGGAGATGTATCTGGTGATTTATCCTTTTATACGTCCCAGCCCGACGTAGATGCTGAGCAATTAGTATCTGCTTTCAACGAAAAGTATCCAGATGTAAACGTAAATATTTTCCGTTCTGGTACGGAAGAAGTAATTAGTAAGGTAATGGCTGAACAAGAAGCTGGAGATGTACAAGCTGACGTTCTTTTAGTAGCAGACGCTGTAACGTTCGAAAGCTTAAAGGAACAAGAAATGCTCCTTTCCTACAAATCAGAAGAAGCAAATGAAATTCCGGAAGAATTTGTAGATCCAGATGGTACGTACACAGGAACAAAAGTCATGTCCACTGCTTTAGTCGTCAATTCGGAAAAAGTATCAGAGATGCCAACCTCTTGGAAAGTGCTTTCCGATCCTAGTTCTAGCGGTAGTACAATCATGCCAAGTCCATTATACTCTGGTGCTGCAGCATATAACCTTGGTGTGCTAACTCGTAACGATGACTTTGGGTGGGACTTTTATGAAAGCTTAAAGTCCAATGACATTACCGTAACCGAAGGAAATGGCGCAGTATTGAAAGCTGTAGCTGCTGGCGAAGAATCATATGGAATGGTTGTCGATTTCATCGTCGCACGTGCAGAAGCTGAAGGCTCTCCTGTAAAGCTCGTCTATCCAGAAGAAGGGGTCCCTGTTATCACCGAGCCTATTGGAATTATGAAAAATACGAAAAACGAAGCTGCTGCGAAAGCATTTGTAGACTTTGTTTTATCGGAAGAAGGACAAAAGCTAGCTGCTGAAATTGGATATACACCAATTCGTAAAGGGGTAGAAGCACCAGAAGGATTGAAAACCATTGAAGAAATGGACGTGCTAAATGCGGATATTAAAGAGCTGTACCAAGCACGTGAAGACGATAAAGCCCAATTTAGTGAACTGTTTGGAGAATAA
- the surE gene encoding 5'/3'-nucleotidase SurE, whose translation MRILVTNDDGIFHPGLEAMVNVLQHFGDVYVVCPDKERSAISHSITLRNPLKAIQTSLFSSGVHSWMVNGTPADCVKLALEVLMKEPPDIVFSGINIGPNLGRDVYYSGTIAGATEAALSEVPAVAVSLASLDGSNINYQQVKPLFYQIAEVILQNQIQKGMMLNINLPYTSKELCRGVKVVPLDMTVARYRYVGLNDPHGQLYYWLKDEYQQLTGLAKDKDFAALREGFITVSPVEMRGTQKRKLDQMNRWFYPFNRNKEEMFHV comes from the coding sequence TTGAGAATTTTAGTTACTAATGATGATGGCATCTTCCATCCCGGTCTAGAAGCCATGGTCAATGTGTTACAGCATTTTGGAGACGTATATGTAGTCTGCCCAGATAAAGAGCGCAGCGCCATTAGCCACTCCATTACATTAAGAAACCCATTAAAAGCCATTCAAACGAGCCTCTTTTCCTCTGGTGTCCACTCTTGGATGGTTAATGGGACTCCAGCTGACTGTGTAAAGCTTGCCTTGGAAGTACTAATGAAAGAACCGCCCGATATTGTTTTTTCGGGGATTAATATAGGACCAAACTTAGGGAGGGATGTTTATTACTCTGGAACCATTGCCGGAGCAACAGAAGCAGCCTTATCCGAAGTACCGGCAGTTGCCGTCTCACTTGCATCCTTAGATGGAAGTAACATCAACTATCAGCAGGTGAAGCCGTTGTTTTACCAAATCGCGGAGGTGATCTTACAAAATCAAATTCAAAAAGGAATGATGCTTAATATTAATTTACCTTATACATCCAAAGAACTTTGCCGTGGAGTAAAAGTGGTTCCATTAGATATGACTGTTGCTCGGTACCGTTACGTTGGTCTTAATGATCCACATGGCCAACTTTATTACTGGCTAAAGGATGAATATCAACAGCTCACAGGGCTAGCAAAGGATAAAGACTTCGCCGCTTTACGTGAAGGGTTTATTACAGTGTCCCCTGTTGAAATGCGCGGGACACAAAAACGAAAATTGGACCAAATGAATCGTTGGTTCTATCCATTTAATCGAAACAAGGAGGAAATGTTCCATGTCTAA
- a CDS encoding sugar phosphate isomerase/epimerase family protein: MKLYVSSSLLWAYEPNDVIKLAKQFHFSGVEIWAEHVWHYQASIRSILQAQQDYELELSLHAASWDLNIASINKGVRQQSIIEIEKSLVLAKELNATNVTIHPGRRTLQDEWKEKHEQLLIENLQALADKADRLGVTLSIELMEPIQKEFITEPPSMNYLLNHLPENVHTTFDVAHVPLTADPIDYFRQLNRINKVHISDSTEDAYHVPLGKGSIKLERILEELVSSNLPVVVEGFDNNRSLSKLQQNLSYLSNPSILRRESVENFSY; encoded by the coding sequence ATGAAACTGTATGTATCTTCCTCCCTACTGTGGGCATATGAACCAAACGATGTCATTAAATTGGCCAAGCAATTCCACTTCAGTGGTGTGGAAATTTGGGCAGAGCATGTCTGGCATTATCAAGCTTCTATCCGTTCTATTCTACAGGCACAGCAAGATTATGAGTTGGAACTTTCATTACATGCTGCCAGTTGGGATTTAAATATAGCTTCTATTAACAAAGGTGTTAGACAACAATCCATCATAGAAATTGAGAAGTCGCTTGTTCTAGCAAAAGAATTAAACGCAACAAACGTCACCATCCACCCGGGTAGAAGAACTTTACAGGATGAATGGAAAGAAAAGCATGAGCAGCTGTTAATCGAAAACCTGCAAGCCCTAGCAGATAAAGCAGATAGACTCGGAGTAACCCTATCTATCGAGTTAATGGAACCAATCCAAAAAGAATTCATTACAGAGCCTCCATCCATGAACTATTTATTAAACCATCTACCAGAGAATGTTCATACAACTTTTGATGTGGCACATGTACCGTTAACTGCAGATCCAATCGATTATTTTCGTCAGTTAAATCGTATTAATAAAGTCCACATCAGTGATTCCACAGAAGATGCTTACCATGTCCCGCTAGGAAAAGGTTCTATCAAACTGGAGCGTATTCTAGAAGAACTAGTTTCATCCAATCTACCTGTTGTAGTAGAAGGCTTTGATAATAACCGCTCTCTCTCAAAGCTGCAACAAAATCTTTCTTATTTATCCAATCCATCCATCCTGAGGAGGGAAAGCGTTGAGAATTTTAGTTACTAA
- a CDS encoding PHP domain-containing protein, whose translation MKMDLHMHSTFSDGEWTPQQLVQYAADHHIHMIAITDHDEIAGYHEGITYAETMGITLIPGIELNTDGPDGELHILGYQFDPNAPVLLNHIKTRQEQRMDWARQIVQKLQALDFNITFEDCMAHAAGDVIVRTHIATELFAKGYFSSPRQAFNVLLRKGAPAFCPRAPFTAEDAISLIHKAGGKAYVAHPGIYTFPVHIDRLVEYGIDGIEVFHSKHTPGQTDFWRDRALRRGLLMSGGSDHHGPNSRNPFPIGSVEMDEACITQWREKEGIL comes from the coding sequence ATGAAGATGGACTTACATATGCATTCCACATTTTCGGATGGGGAATGGACACCGCAACAATTAGTTCAATATGCAGCAGATCACCACATCCATATGATTGCCATTACCGATCATGATGAAATCGCTGGATACCACGAAGGGATTACTTATGCAGAAACCATGGGAATAACACTTATTCCCGGTATTGAACTGAATACAGATGGTCCAGATGGGGAACTCCACATCTTAGGCTATCAGTTTGATCCTAATGCTCCTGTTCTTTTGAATCATATTAAAACGAGACAGGAGCAACGAATGGATTGGGCTAGGCAAATTGTCCAAAAGTTACAAGCTTTAGACTTTAACATCACCTTCGAAGACTGTATGGCCCACGCAGCCGGCGATGTCATTGTGAGAACACACATTGCAACAGAGCTGTTTGCGAAAGGTTATTTTTCATCACCAAGACAAGCATTTAACGTTCTTTTACGCAAAGGAGCACCTGCTTTTTGTCCTCGTGCCCCTTTTACAGCTGAAGATGCCATTTCACTTATTCACAAAGCTGGTGGAAAAGCTTATGTGGCACATCCAGGCATATACACGTTCCCCGTACATATCGATCGACTAGTCGAGTATGGAATAGATGGTATTGAAGTTTTTCATTCAAAACACACTCCCGGTCAAACTGACTTTTGGCGAGACCGAGCGTTAAGGCGTGGACTGCTTATGTCTGGTGGGAGTGACCATCACGGACCAAATTCACGAAACCCATTTCCAATAGGAAGTGTGGAAATGGACGAGGCTTGTATTACTCAGTGGCGAGAAAAGGAGGGAATATTATGA
- the fosX gene encoding FosX/FosE/FosI family fosfomycin resistance hydrolase — protein sequence MLEGISHITFVVKDLDRTTALFKELFNAKEVYYSGEKTHSLYKERFFLIGGHWIALMESENIVNKTYHHVAFKINEEDVDDYVTKIQDLKLEMKPPRPRIQGEGYSIYFYDYDHNLFELHTGTLEERIASYKTVDNGGA from the coding sequence ATGCTTGAAGGAATTAGTCACATCACATTTGTTGTGAAGGATTTAGATAGAACAACGGCGTTGTTTAAAGAGTTATTTAATGCAAAGGAGGTTTATTATAGTGGAGAGAAGACCCATTCTCTTTATAAAGAACGCTTTTTCCTCATCGGAGGGCACTGGATAGCATTGATGGAAAGTGAGAATATCGTAAATAAAACCTACCATCACGTTGCTTTCAAAATTAATGAGGAAGATGTTGATGACTATGTAACTAAGATTCAAGACTTAAAACTAGAGATGAAGCCTCCTAGACCTAGAATACAAGGGGAAGGCTACTCCATTTACTTCTATGATTATGACCACAACTTATTCGAATTACATACAGGCACCTTAGAGGAGCGGATAGCATCCTATAAAACGGTAGACAATGGAGGAGCTTGA
- a CDS encoding TIGR04104 family putative zinc finger protein — MPTCQQCGRQWTWQQTLRRTFTLGNKMKCPHCNQNQYISATARKRLAIFNFIGPFMIISGIASNSMIVGLGIGVVLFALAIIMYPYLVRLANHEESLW, encoded by the coding sequence ATGCCAACTTGCCAACAATGTGGAAGACAATGGACTTGGCAGCAGACATTAAGACGAACATTTACTCTAGGGAATAAAATGAAGTGCCCACATTGTAATCAAAACCAATATATAAGTGCAACAGCTCGCAAACGATTAGCGATCTTCAATTTTATTGGTCCTTTCATGATTATTTCAGGTATAGCGAGCAACTCCATGATAGTGGGACTTGGTATTGGAGTAGTATTGTTTGCCCTGGCGATTATAATGTATCCTTATCTTGTGAGATTAGCTAACCATGAAGAATCTTTGTGGTAA